A genomic window from Lentibacter algarum includes:
- a CDS encoding NADP-dependent malic enzyme, with protein MTKQKISREDALAFHLEPTPGKWEVQATVPMTTQRDLSLAYSPGVAVPCEDIAANPELAYDYTNKGNLVAVISNGTAVLGLGNLGALGSKPVMEGKAVLFKRFADVNSIDLELDTEDPDEFINAVRLMGPTFGGINLEDIKAPECFIIEQTLKEQMDIPVFHDDQHGTAVICAAGLLNALQISGKKIEDVKIVVNGAGAAGIACIELIKVMGAKHDNCILCDTKGVIYQGRTEGMNQWKSAHAANTPARTLAEAMDGADVFLGVSAKGAVTQEMVASMGKNAVIFAMANPDPEITPEEAHAVREDVIVATGRSDYPNQVNNVLGFPYLFRGALDIHARAINDEMKIACAEALAKLAREDVPDEVAMAYGKKLSFGRDYIIPTPFDPRLIYVIPPAVAKAGMDTGVARRPIIDMDAYEASLKSRMDPTASILRSLNARARQNQATMIFAEGDDPRVLRAAVQYQRSGMGRALVVGREDDVKTKLTAEGMADAVGELEIVNAANSPHLAEYKAFLYKRLQRQGFDRHDVHRLAARDRHVFAALMLAHGHGEGLITGATRKSAHVMQRINMVFDASAEAGAVGVTALLHKGRIVLVGDTLVHEWPDEQDLATIAERSADVARHLGLEPRVAFVSFSTFGYPRSERAEKMHKAPSVLEARGADFEYEGEMTVDVALNAQAQKSYPFSRLTGPANILVVPARHSASISTKLMQEMAGATVIGPILAGIDESIQICSTVSTVNDILNMAVLAACKVG; from the coding sequence ATGACCAAGCAGAAGATCTCCCGCGAAGACGCCCTTGCCTTTCACCTTGAGCCAACACCTGGCAAATGGGAGGTGCAGGCAACTGTCCCCATGACAACACAGCGGGATCTTTCTCTTGCCTACTCTCCGGGCGTTGCCGTCCCTTGCGAAGACATCGCCGCCAATCCAGAGCTCGCCTATGACTACACCAACAAAGGCAATCTCGTCGCCGTGATCTCCAACGGTACGGCCGTCCTCGGCCTTGGCAATCTGGGCGCGCTCGGCTCCAAGCCCGTGATGGAGGGCAAGGCCGTACTCTTCAAACGCTTTGCTGATGTCAACTCAATCGATCTTGAGCTTGATACAGAAGACCCCGACGAGTTTATCAACGCCGTGCGCCTGATGGGCCCGACATTCGGCGGCATCAACCTCGAAGACATCAAAGCGCCCGAATGCTTCATCATCGAGCAAACTCTCAAAGAGCAGATGGATATCCCCGTCTTCCACGACGACCAACACGGCACAGCCGTGATCTGCGCAGCTGGGCTTCTCAACGCCCTGCAAATTTCCGGCAAGAAAATCGAAGACGTCAAAATCGTCGTTAACGGCGCTGGCGCAGCAGGCATCGCTTGTATCGAACTGATCAAAGTCATGGGCGCAAAGCACGACAACTGCATCCTTTGCGATACCAAAGGCGTGATCTATCAGGGCCGCACCGAAGGCATGAACCAGTGGAAATCGGCTCACGCCGCCAACACGCCTGCGCGCACACTCGCAGAAGCCATGGATGGCGCCGATGTCTTCCTTGGCGTCTCCGCCAAAGGCGCGGTCACGCAAGAGATGGTCGCCTCCATGGGCAAAAACGCCGTGATCTTCGCCATGGCCAATCCTGACCCCGAGATCACACCCGAAGAGGCCCATGCCGTGCGCGAAGACGTGATCGTCGCCACAGGCCGCTCGGATTATCCCAATCAAGTGAACAACGTCCTCGGCTTCCCCTATCTCTTCCGCGGCGCGCTCGATATCCACGCTCGCGCCATCAACGACGAAATGAAAATCGCCTGCGCCGAAGCGCTGGCCAAACTGGCGCGCGAGGATGTCCCTGACGAAGTCGCAATGGCCTATGGCAAAAAGCTCAGCTTCGGGCGCGACTACATCATCCCGACACCGTTTGATCCGCGCCTGATTTATGTGATCCCTCCCGCCGTCGCCAAGGCAGGTATGGACACAGGCGTCGCCCGCCGCCCGATCATTGATATGGACGCCTATGAGGCCTCCCTCAAATCGCGGATGGACCCGACAGCCAGCATCCTGCGCAGCCTCAACGCCCGCGCCCGTCAAAATCAGGCGACAATGATCTTCGCCGAAGGCGATGATCCCCGCGTGCTGCGCGCCGCCGTCCAGTATCAACGCTCTGGCATGGGCCGTGCCCTCGTCGTAGGCCGCGAGGATGATGTAAAAACCAAGCTCACTGCCGAAGGCATGGCCGATGCTGTTGGCGAGCTCGAAATCGTCAACGCCGCCAATTCGCCCCACTTGGCCGAATACAAGGCCTTCCTCTACAAGCGCCTCCAGCGTCAAGGGTTTGACCGCCACGATGTGCACCGCCTCGCTGCGCGCGACCGTCACGTGTTCGCAGCGCTTATGCTGGCCCATGGTCATGGCGAAGGCCTCATCACAGGTGCTACCCGCAAGTCGGCACACGTAATGCAACGCATCAACATGGTGTTTGACGCAAGCGCCGAAGCAGGCGCAGTGGGCGTCACGGCACTGCTTCACAAAGGCCGCATTGTTCTCGTTGGCGATACGCTCGTCCACGAATGGCCTGACGAGCAAGACCTCGCCACAATCGCCGAGCGCTCAGCCGATGTCGCACGCCACTTGGGCCTTGAGCCCCGCGTCGCATTCGTCAGCTTCTCCACATTCGGCTACCCGCGCTCCGAGCGCGCCGAGAAGATGCACAAGGCACCAAGCGTTCTTGAAGCCCGCGGCGCTGATTTCGAGTATGAGGGCGAGATGACAGTCGATGTCGCGCTGAATGCTCAGGCGCAAAAAAGCTACCCCTTCTCGCGCCTCACAGGTCCCGCCAATATCCTCGTCGTTCCTGCGCGTCACTCCGCCTCCATCAGTACAAAGCTGATGCAGGAAATGGCCGGCGCAACAGTTATTGGCCCCATTCTTGCGGGCATCGACGAAAGCATCCAGATTTGTTCCACTGTCTCGACAGTCAATGACATCCTGAACATGGCCGTGCTCGCCGCCTGCAAAGTCGGGTAA
- the mutS gene encoding DNA mismatch repair protein MutS codes for MMAQYLEIKGNYPEALLFYRMGDFYEMFFDDAVAASEALDIALTKRGKHDGEDIAMCGVPHHAAENYLLTLIRKGFRVAVCEQLESPEEAKKRGYKSVVRRDVVRLVTPGTLTEDSLLEARRNNFLAAYIEIRDVAGLAWLDMSTGDFRVMELSRVRLGPELARLSPSEIVFADAQFNELAPLAEEQGVAVSELGKASFDSEGAQKRLCTFFEVETLDAFGQFSRAEVSALGAVLDYLEITQKGKLPLLAAPVREVAGRVMQIDAATRRNLELTRSMQGARAGSLLGAIDRTLTAQGARLLERRVSSPSCDVAEISARLDAVSVGLADTGFLADTRDSLRHVPDMERALSRLGLERGGPRDLASIRNGLGKAGDIGSNMAKLELPTLLREAGQKLLGHDALVDLLDAALVAEPPLFARDGGFVAAGYDEELDASRALRDEGRGVIAKMQADYAADTGIAALKIKHNNVLGYFIEVTATHAEKMLGAPLNERFKHRQTTANQVRFTTPELNEMETRILNAGGRATEIELRIFGELRGAILAEQEAVFAATGALAEIDLALGLASIAREEDWARPSVDMSHALEISQGRHPVVEQALRRQGSTSFVPNDCVLAEDDQLWLLTGPNMAGKSTFLRQNALIAVLAQMGSYVPAVAARVGIVSQLFSRVGASDDLARGRSTFMVEMVETAAILNQADERALVILDEIGRGTATYDGLSIAWATLEHLHESNHCRALFATHYHEMTQLSDKLERCSNATVMVKEWEGDIIFLHEVRKGVADRSYGVQVAKLAGLPESVIARARVVLDALEKGEREGSAKAVIDDLPLFSATPAPAPVKAKESEVEGALADVFPDELTPREALAVLYELKAKMAK; via the coding sequence ATGATGGCGCAGTATCTTGAGATTAAGGGGAATTACCCCGAGGCGCTCTTGTTTTATCGCATGGGCGACTTTTACGAGATGTTCTTTGACGATGCTGTGGCAGCGTCGGAAGCGCTGGATATTGCGCTGACCAAGCGAGGCAAACACGACGGCGAGGATATTGCCATGTGCGGTGTGCCCCATCATGCGGCTGAGAACTACCTTTTGACGCTTATTCGCAAGGGCTTTCGTGTGGCTGTTTGTGAACAGTTGGAAAGTCCCGAAGAGGCCAAGAAGCGCGGCTATAAATCAGTTGTGCGGCGGGATGTTGTGCGGCTTGTCACGCCGGGCACGCTGACAGAAGACAGCCTTTTGGAGGCGCGCCGCAACAACTTTTTGGCGGCGTATATCGAGATTCGCGATGTGGCAGGGCTGGCTTGGCTTGATATGTCCACAGGTGACTTTCGGGTTATGGAGCTATCGCGCGTGCGGCTGGGGCCAGAGCTTGCGCGGCTTTCACCGAGTGAAATTGTTTTTGCGGATGCACAGTTTAACGAGCTTGCGCCGCTGGCTGAGGAACAAGGCGTCGCTGTGAGCGAACTGGGCAAGGCCAGCTTTGACAGCGAGGGGGCTCAGAAGCGGCTCTGTACCTTTTTTGAAGTCGAGACCTTGGACGCTTTTGGCCAATTTTCACGCGCTGAAGTTTCGGCGCTGGGGGCTGTGCTTGATTATCTGGAGATCACCCAGAAGGGGAAGCTGCCGCTTTTGGCAGCACCCGTGCGCGAAGTGGCGGGACGGGTTATGCAGATTGATGCGGCCACGCGGCGCAATCTTGAGCTGACGCGCTCTATGCAGGGTGCGCGCGCTGGCTCGCTTCTGGGGGCGATTGACCGCACGTTGACAGCGCAGGGCGCGCGGCTTTTGGAGCGGCGGGTTAGCTCGCCCTCTTGTGACGTGGCCGAGATTTCTGCGCGTCTGGATGCTGTGAGTGTTGGGCTGGCTGATACAGGGTTTCTGGCGGACACTCGTGACAGCTTGCGCCATGTGCCAGATATGGAGCGCGCGCTTTCAAGGCTTGGGCTAGAGCGCGGCGGGCCGAGAGACTTGGCGAGTATTCGCAACGGTCTTGGGAAAGCGGGTGATATAGGCTCTAATATGGCCAAACTTGAGCTGCCCACGCTTTTGAGAGAAGCAGGCCAAAAGCTTTTGGGGCATGATGCACTCGTTGATCTGCTTGATGCGGCGCTTGTGGCGGAGCCGCCTTTGTTTGCCCGCGATGGCGGGTTTGTGGCAGCCGGCTATGACGAAGAGCTCGACGCCAGCCGCGCCTTGCGCGACGAGGGACGCGGCGTGATTGCTAAGATGCAGGCGGACTATGCCGCTGACACGGGGATTGCGGCGCTCAAGATCAAGCACAACAATGTGCTTGGGTATTTCATCGAGGTGACGGCGACCCATGCGGAGAAAATGTTGGGCGCGCCACTTAACGAACGCTTCAAACACCGCCAAACCACCGCCAATCAGGTGCGCTTTACCACGCCTGAATTGAACGAGATGGAAACACGAATACTCAATGCGGGCGGACGCGCGACCGAGATTGAGCTGCGGATTTTTGGCGAGCTGCGCGGTGCCATTCTGGCGGAGCAGGAGGCTGTCTTTGCGGCCACGGGGGCGCTGGCCGAAATCGACCTTGCCCTTGGGCTTGCCAGCATCGCGCGGGAAGAAGATTGGGCACGGCCCTCCGTTGACATGAGCCATGCGCTTGAGATCAGCCAAGGGCGCCACCCCGTTGTGGAGCAGGCTTTGCGGCGGCAGGGTAGCACAAGCTTTGTCCCGAATGACTGCGTGTTGGCTGAAGACGACCAGCTTTGGCTTCTGACGGGACCGAACATGGCGGGTAAGTCGACCTTTCTACGCCAGAATGCGCTGATTGCTGTGCTGGCACAGATGGGAAGCTATGTGCCTGCGGTGGCGGCACGTGTGGGGATTGTGAGCCAGCTTTTCAGCCGTGTGGGCGCGAGTGATGATCTGGCACGGGGGCGCTCGACTTTTATGGTCGAGATGGTGGAAACCGCCGCGATCCTCAATCAGGCGGATGAACGTGCGCTTGTTATTCTCGACGAGATTGGGCGCGGCACGGCGACGTATGATGGCCTCTCGATTGCTTGGGCCACGCTGGAGCACTTGCACGAGAGCAACCACTGCCGCGCGCTTTTTGCGACGCACTATCATGAAATGACCCAGCTGTCTGACAAGCTTGAGCGCTGCTCCAACGCCACTGTCATGGTGAAAGAGTGGGAGGGCGATATCATCTTCTTGCATGAGGTGCGCAAAGGTGTCGCGGACCGCTCTTATGGGGTGCAGGTTGCCAAGTTGGCTGGTCTGCCCGAGAGCGTGATTGCGCGGGCGCGTGTTGTGCTTGACGCGTTGGAGAAGGGCGAGCGGGAAGGCTCTGCAAAGGCCGTTATTGACGATTTGCCATTGTTTAGTGCCACACCTGCGCCCGCACCAGTAAAGGCCAAGGAGAGTGAAGTGGAAGGCGCTTTGGCCGACGTCTTCCCCGACGAGCTGACGCCGCGCGAGGCGCTGGCTGTGCTTTACGAGCTGAAGGCAAAGATGGCTAAGTGA
- a CDS encoding phosphotransferase — protein sequence MTVVETSNIELFPEEARAALDRLTHVASTALQGRVYSIGPALHLVPSRHAVFQGSFQGQDAVFRLTLSAEAQATTTKEWDELARAWAYMNTAPLTVQEPLFHAPEAGLTITALAKGEGLLTALWRLPSEERSAPIARSADWLRKFTAPTEEWRAPNRRPWRSWAEKAAEKQPHDSLRNVESRVFQKMKKLYRQIDFPEWRVALAHGDFHLNNLFWDGQTVTAIDLGATNHAPLYKDIARALVHMARRGMLPSGSRRFGVDAAAFEAFTKRFEFSDQEENGFLPYFICFEALIKVEHPNMPQARLDHAEAMSNALLDDLKQIT from the coding sequence ATGACAGTGGTTGAGACGAGTAACATTGAGCTTTTCCCCGAAGAGGCCCGCGCCGCTTTGGACAGGCTCACTCATGTCGCATCCACGGCCCTTCAAGGCCGCGTCTACAGCATCGGCCCTGCGCTTCACCTCGTACCAAGCCGTCACGCCGTGTTTCAAGGCAGCTTTCAGGGCCAAGACGCTGTGTTCCGCCTTACGCTCTCCGCCGAGGCGCAAGCGACAACCACAAAAGAATGGGATGAACTCGCCCGCGCCTGGGCTTATATGAATACGGCTCCGCTCACCGTTCAGGAGCCTCTCTTTCACGCTCCCGAAGCTGGCCTAACCATTACGGCGCTGGCCAAAGGCGAAGGCCTGCTGACAGCGCTCTGGCGTCTACCGTCGGAGGAACGCTCCGCCCCCATAGCGCGCTCCGCCGACTGGCTGCGCAAATTTACTGCGCCAACCGAAGAGTGGCGCGCCCCCAATCGACGCCCGTGGCGCAGCTGGGCCGAGAAAGCCGCCGAAAAACAGCCGCACGACAGCCTGCGCAACGTCGAATCCCGCGTGTTTCAAAAAATGAAAAAACTGTACCGCCAGATCGACTTTCCCGAATGGCGCGTGGCGCTCGCCCATGGCGACTTTCATCTCAACAATCTCTTCTGGGATGGCCAGACCGTCACCGCGATTGATCTTGGCGCAACCAATCACGCCCCACTCTACAAAGACATCGCCCGTGCGCTCGTTCATATGGCCCGCCGCGGCATGCTTCCCTCAGGCTCACGCCGCTTCGGTGTCGACGCCGCCGCCTTTGAAGCCTTCACAAAGCGCTTTGAGTTTTCCGACCAAGAAGAAAACGGCTTCTTGCCCTACTTCATCTGCTTTGAAGCCCTAATCAAAGTCGAGCACCCAAACATGCCCCAAGCGCGGCTTGATCATGCTGAAGCCATGTCAAATGCGCTTCTGGATGATCTCAAGCAGATCACTTAG
- a CDS encoding exodeoxyribonuclease VII small subunit, producing the protein MSETPVTEMSFEAAMAELEKVVGQLERGDVPLDDSIKLYERGALLKKHCEGKLKDAEEKVAAITLDGEGNPTGTKPLDVD; encoded by the coding sequence ATGAGCGAGACACCTGTTACCGAGATGAGCTTTGAGGCGGCGATGGCCGAACTTGAGAAAGTTGTGGGCCAGCTTGAGCGGGGTGATGTGCCACTGGATGACTCTATCAAGCTTTATGAGCGCGGCGCGCTTTTGAAGAAGCATTGCGAAGGTAAGCTGAAGGACGCAGAAGAAAAAGTCGCCGCGATTACGCTGGATGGCGAAGGCAATCCGACAGGGACGAAGCCGCTTGACGTTGATTGA
- a CDS encoding polyprenyl synthetase family protein, with protein MQQAPEAFFEEARSRPEAELLEAMRYALEGGKALRAFLVIESARLHGQGLEAATRAGLAVECIHAYSLIHDDLPCMDDDDLRRGKPTVHKKWNEHTAVLAGDALQAKGFELLASEDMPNALPLLRGLAEASGHGGMVGGQMMDIAAETSEMPLTLAEIKAVQNGKTGALIRWSATAGAVMAGADCAGLETYGDRLGLAFQIADDILDVEGDAQETGKAVGKDEEAGKATFVSLLGLDAAKRQAASLVEEACEALSVYKDNADCLREAARFVISRRK; from the coding sequence ATGCAGCAAGCGCCTGAAGCGTTTTTTGAAGAGGCCCGTTCGCGGCCTGAGGCCGAGCTGCTCGAAGCGATGCGCTATGCGCTGGAGGGCGGGAAGGCCCTGCGGGCTTTTCTTGTGATCGAATCGGCGCGGCTGCACGGGCAGGGGCTTGAAGCTGCGACACGTGCGGGGCTGGCTGTGGAGTGTATCCATGCCTATTCGCTGATCCATGATGATCTGCCGTGCATGGACGACGATGACCTGCGCCGTGGTAAGCCCACGGTGCACAAGAAATGGAACGAGCACACTGCCGTTTTGGCGGGGGACGCTTTGCAAGCCAAGGGCTTTGAGCTGCTCGCGAGCGAGGATATGCCCAATGCGCTCCCGCTGTTGCGGGGGCTGGCTGAGGCGAGTGGTCATGGCGGGATGGTTGGCGGCCAGATGATGGATATTGCGGCGGAAACCAGTGAGATGCCGCTGACTCTGGCCGAGATCAAGGCTGTTCAGAACGGCAAGACAGGCGCGCTGATCCGTTGGTCAGCGACGGCTGGCGCTGTGATGGCGGGCGCTGATTGTGCTGGATTAGAGACCTATGGCGACAGGCTTGGGCTTGCCTTCCAGATTGCTGATGACATTCTTGATGTAGAAGGTGATGCGCAAGAAACGGGCAAGGCCGTGGGCAAGGATGAAGAGGCTGGCAAGGCGACATTTGTCTCGCTTCTGGGGCTTGATGCGGCAAAACGCCAAGCGGCAAGCCTTGTGGAAGAGGCCTGTGAGGCCTTATCTGTTTATAAAGACAATGCTGATTGCTTGCGAGAGGCTGCGCGCTTCGTTATCTCGCGGCGCAAATGA
- the dxs gene encoding 1-deoxy-D-xylulose-5-phosphate synthase, with translation MTDRPKTPLLDKVASPADMKRLSDGELVTLAGELRAETISAVSETGGHLGAGLGVIELTVALHAVFDAPKDKIIWDVSHQSYPHKILTGRRDRIRTLRKRGGLSGFTKRSESPYDCFGAAHSSTSISAALGFAVARDLGGNCPEGLGDAIAVIGDGAMSAGMAFEAMNNAGHLGKRLIVILNDNEMSIAPPVGALSSYLSRLYAEEPFQELKAAAKGAVSLMPPFFQEGAKRAKEMLKGMTVGGTLFEELGFSYIGPIDGHDMDQLLPLLRTVKARATGPILIHAITKKGKGYAPAEARDDKGHATAKFDVITGKQVKTPSNAPSYTAVFGDELVALAAEDDKICAVTAAMPSGTGLDLMAERYPSRCFDVSIAEQHGVTFCAALAAGGMKPFCTMYSTFLQRGYDQIVHDVALQNLPVRFAIDRAGLVGADGATHAGSYDIAYLANLPNMVVMAASDEAELKHMVVTAASYDAGPIAFRYPRGEGVGVELPARGVALEIGKGRVVREGARVALLSFGTRLAEAEKAAEQLAAKGITPTVADARFAKPLDKEMILRLAREHEVLITLEEGAVGGFGSHVAQLLAEEGAFDAGLKFRSMVLPDWFIDQGSPSEMYAEAGLEAADIVTKVLDVLGVAQVKGQRA, from the coding sequence ATGACCGACCGCCCCAAGACCCCGCTGCTAGATAAAGTGGCCAGCCCCGCTGATATGAAGCGGCTGAGCGATGGCGAACTCGTTACGCTGGCTGGAGAGCTGCGCGCCGAGACGATTTCGGCGGTGAGTGAAACGGGCGGACATTTGGGCGCCGGTTTGGGTGTGATTGAACTGACCGTGGCGCTGCATGCTGTTTTTGATGCGCCCAAAGACAAGATTATCTGGGATGTTTCGCATCAGTCTTACCCTCACAAGATCCTAACAGGGCGGCGGGACCGTATCCGCACTTTGCGCAAGCGTGGCGGCCTGAGCGGATTTACCAAGCGTTCTGAGAGCCCATATGATTGCTTCGGGGCGGCACATAGCTCCACTTCGATCAGCGCTGCGCTGGGCTTTGCTGTGGCGCGCGACTTGGGCGGAAACTGCCCCGAAGGACTGGGCGATGCGATTGCCGTTATCGGCGATGGCGCGATGAGCGCGGGCATGGCTTTTGAGGCGATGAACAACGCTGGGCATTTGGGCAAGCGGCTGATTGTGATCCTGAATGACAACGAGATGAGTATTGCGCCGCCTGTGGGCGCGCTTTCGAGTTATCTGAGCCGTTTGTATGCCGAGGAGCCTTTTCAGGAACTCAAGGCTGCGGCCAAGGGCGCGGTCAGTCTGATGCCACCGTTCTTTCAAGAGGGGGCGAAGCGGGCCAAGGAAATGCTCAAGGGTATGACCGTGGGCGGCACGCTTTTTGAAGAGCTGGGCTTTAGCTATATCGGGCCGATTGATGGCCATGACATGGACCAGCTGCTGCCGCTTCTGCGCACTGTGAAGGCGCGCGCAACGGGGCCTATCCTTATTCATGCGATCACCAAAAAGGGTAAGGGCTATGCCCCCGCCGAGGCGCGCGACGACAAGGGCCACGCGACGGCGAAGTTTGATGTGATCACTGGGAAGCAAGTGAAAACGCCGAGCAATGCACCGAGCTATACGGCTGTGTTTGGTGATGAGCTGGTTGCGCTTGCGGCAGAAGACGACAAGATCTGCGCTGTCACGGCGGCGATGCCGAGCGGCACTGGGCTTGACTTGATGGCCGAACGTTACCCCAGCCGCTGCTTTGATGTGAGCATTGCAGAGCAGCATGGTGTCACTTTTTGCGCGGCTTTGGCGGCGGGCGGGATGAAGCCGTTTTGCACGATGTATTCGACGTTCCTTCAGCGCGGGTACGACCAGATTGTGCATGATGTGGCGTTGCAGAACCTGCCTGTACGCTTTGCGATTGACCGTGCAGGGCTTGTTGGCGCCGATGGGGCGACGCATGCGGGGAGCTATGACATCGCGTATCTCGCGAACCTGCCCAATATGGTTGTGATGGCGGCGTCTGACGAGGCGGAGCTGAAGCATATGGTCGTTACGGCAGCGAGCTATGATGCGGGGCCTATTGCCTTCAGGTATCCGCGCGGCGAGGGCGTTGGCGTAGAGCTGCCGGCGCGCGGCGTTGCGCTTGAGATCGGTAAGGGCCGTGTTGTGCGTGAGGGCGCGCGCGTGGCGCTTTTGAGCTTTGGCACGCGGCTGGCCGAGGCCGAGAAAGCCGCCGAACAGCTGGCCGCGAAGGGGATTACTCCGACTGTCGCAGACGCGCGGTTTGCGAAGCCTTTGGATAAAGAGATGATCTTGCGGCTGGCACGTGAACATGAAGTTCTGATCACGCTGGAAGAGGGCGCTGTGGGCGGGTTTGGCTCGCATGTGGCGCAGCTTCTGGCCGAGGAAGGCGCTTTTGACGCGGGGCTCAAGTTCCGCTCTATGGTCTTGCCTGACTGGTTTATTGACCAAGGATCGCCTTCAGAAATGTATGCCGAGGCAGGGCTAGAGGCCGCGGACATCGTCACGAAAGTGCTCGATGTGCTTGGGGTTGCTCAGGTGAAGGGGCAGCGGGCTTAG
- a CDS encoding restriction endonuclease, producing MTIPNYQVLMLPVLKLIATGHETIPSCLEPLRSEFAISENEFEELLPSGKQTVLANRAHWARNYMSQAGLVEPIKRGHYRLTQEGEALLANPPQGLNADYLKRYDRFLEFLQRSSTTQNDNSNDAKNADSKSEASTPEDLMAKSHREIEALLRNDLLEAVLSVSPARFEQLIVDLLVAMGYGGGDSSMGKSIGKSGDGGIDGVINEDALGLDAVYVQAKRYDPSNKVGRPDIQKFVGSLTGESATKGVFVTTSAFSREAQDYISRVQQRIVLIDGEMLARLMIQHGVGVRARAQYVIRSIDEDYFPERET from the coding sequence ATGACGATTCCTAATTATCAAGTTTTGATGTTACCTGTCCTGAAGCTCATTGCCACAGGGCATGAAACAATCCCAAGCTGCCTCGAGCCGCTGCGAAGCGAGTTTGCGATTTCAGAAAACGAGTTTGAAGAGCTGTTGCCGAGTGGCAAACAAACCGTCTTGGCAAACCGCGCGCATTGGGCGCGAAACTATATGTCGCAAGCTGGATTGGTTGAGCCGATCAAGCGGGGGCATTACCGGCTCACCCAAGAGGGGGAAGCGTTGCTAGCGAACCCGCCTCAAGGGCTGAACGCTGATTACTTAAAACGATATGACCGGTTTCTTGAGTTTTTGCAGCGGTCTTCGACGACACAAAACGACAATTCAAACGACGCTAAAAATGCTGACAGCAAGAGTGAAGCGTCGACGCCAGAAGACTTAATGGCGAAGAGCCACCGTGAAATTGAAGCGCTGTTGAGGAACGATTTGCTGGAGGCGGTGCTCTCTGTTTCTCCTGCGCGATTTGAACAGCTGATTGTCGATCTGCTGGTAGCTATGGGCTACGGCGGTGGGGACTCTTCCATGGGAAAGAGTATCGGTAAATCGGGAGATGGCGGGATTGACGGGGTGATCAATGAAGACGCTCTGGGGCTTGATGCCGTTTATGTTCAGGCCAAGCGCTATGATCCTTCAAACAAGGTTGGTCGGCCTGATATCCAGAAGTTTGTCGGCTCTCTCACAGGCGAAAGCGCAACGAAGGGCGTGTTTGTTACGACCTCGGCGTTTTCTCGCGAAGCGCAGGATTATATCAGCCGTGTTCAACAACGGATTGTTTTGATCGACGGTGAAATGCTGGCCAGACTGATGATCCAGCACGGTGTCGGCGTGAGGGCGCGGGCGCAATATGTCATCCGCTCGATAGATGAAGACTATTTCCCAGAAAGAGAAACCTAA
- a CDS encoding ion transporter, giving the protein MSLRATLAKLVDHPRTATIITAVIIFNAIILGLETSQSAMANYSGLIKTLDTLCLTIFVVELLAKLVAHGPRFFRSGWNIFDFVIIAISLIPAGQGFSAMRALRILRVLRVISVAPSLRRVVEGLITAMPGMGSVFMLMGLIFYIGAVIATKLFADAFPQWFGSLGASAYTLFQIMTLESWSMGIVRPVMEIYPYAWAFFLPFILVTTFAVVNLLVGLVVNSMQDAHHTEDIANTDAYRDDVKARLDAIDKKLDALGGERKG; this is encoded by the coding sequence ATGTCCCTGCGCGCAACGCTCGCCAAACTCGTCGATCACCCAAGAACCGCAACGATCATTACAGCCGTAATCATCTTTAACGCGATCATCCTCGGCTTGGAGACATCCCAAAGCGCCATGGCAAACTATAGCGGGCTGATCAAAACGCTTGATACGCTCTGCCTGACCATCTTCGTGGTCGAACTGCTCGCCAAGCTCGTCGCCCACGGCCCCCGCTTTTTCCGCTCGGGTTGGAACATATTCGACTTTGTGATCATCGCCATTTCGCTTATCCCTGCGGGCCAAGGCTTCTCCGCAATGCGCGCCCTGCGCATCCTGCGGGTGCTCCGTGTGATCTCGGTCGCCCCGTCTCTACGCCGCGTGGTCGAAGGCCTCATCACGGCAATGCCCGGGATGGGCTCGGTCTTCATGCTGATGGGCCTGATCTTCTACATCGGCGCCGTCATCGCCACAAAACTCTTCGCCGATGCCTTCCCGCAGTGGTTCGGCTCGCTCGGGGCATCCGCTTACACACTCTTTCAGATCATGACGCTCGAAAGCTGGTCCATGGGGATCGTACGCCCCGTGATGGAAATCTACCCCTACGCATGGGCCTTCTTCCTGCCATTCATCCTCGTGACAACTTTCGCAGTGGTCAACTTGCTCGTCGGCCTCGTGGTCAACTCCATGCAAGACGCCCACCACACCGAAGACATCGCCAACACCGACGCCTACCGCGACGACGTCAAAGCACGCCTCGATGCGATTGATAAAAAGCTGGATGCTTTGGGCGGCGAGCGGAAAGGTTAG